The genomic stretch CCCCGTGCCCGACGGGGCGGAGGTCGTGGACGCCGCCGGTATGGTCGTGGCCCCCGGATTCATCGACGTGATGAGCCACTCGGTCTCGACCCTGCTGCATGACGGCCTGAGCGTGGGCAAGGTCACGCAGGGCGTGAGCACCGAGATCATGGGCGAGGGCTGGACGCCCGCCCCGGCCGTGCCCGGACAGCCCCACGGCTTTCCCGTCCACGGCCTGCCCGGCGGCGACGAGGCGTGGGTCGGGCGCTCCAGGGGCTGGACGCGCTTCGGGGACTGGCTGGCGGCCCAGGAGGCGGTCGGGGCCGCCGTGAACTTCGGTTCCTTCATCGGCGGGGCCACGGTGCGCGAGTCCGCCCGTGGCTACGCCGAGGGCGAGAGCACGCCGGCACAGCTGGCCGAGATGCGCCGCGTGGTGCGCGAGGCGATGGAGGACGGGGCCTACGGCCTGGCCACCGCGCTGATCTATCCGCCCGGCAGCTACGCCGGCACCGATGAGCTGGTGGCCCTGTGCGAGGAGGTCGCGGCGTTCGGCGGCATCTACATCACGCATATGCGTTCAGAGGGCGAGGCGATTCTGGAGGGGCTGGAGGAGGCGCTGGAGATCACCGCCCGCTCCGGGGCGCGGCTGCACGTGTACCACCTCAAGGCGGCCGGACGCCCCGCGTGGCCGAAGATGCCGCAGGTGATCGACCGCGTGAACGCCGAGCGGGCCGCAGGCCGTGACATCCACGCCGACCTGTACCTGTACACCGCCGGGGGCACCGGCCTGTCGTCGGTCACGCCGCCGTGGGCCAGCGAGGGCAACCGGCTGGTCGAGAGATTACGCGACCCCGCCGAACGGGCCCGCATCCGGGCGGCCATCCTCGACCCGGACGGCACCTGGGAACCCCTGGGCAACCTGGCGGGGCCAGAGGGAATCATGCCCGTGGGCCTGAAGCACCCGGATCACCGCGCGTACCGGGGGCTCTCGCTGGCGCAGATCGCGGCGCAGCGCGGCCAGGACTGGATCGACGCCGCCCTCGACCTGCTGGAGGCCGAGGAGCAGCGGGTGGGCAGCCTGTACCACCTGATGTCCGAGGACAACATCGAACTCCAGCTGCGCCAGCCCTGGGTGATGCTGGGCTCGGACGCGGCCGGCTCCGACCCGACGCTGCTCACGGAGGACGAGCTGGGCGGCCATCCCCGCTCGTACGGCAACTTCACCCGCCTGCTGGCCGTGTACGTCCGCGAGCGCGGTGTCCTGAGCCTGGAGGAGGCCGTCCACCGCATGACCGGCCTGCCCGCCGCGCACTTCCGCCTGGAGGGGCGTGGTCTGCTGAAGGCCGATCACTTCGCCGACGTGGTGATCTTCGATCCTGTGAACGTGCGCGATCACGCGACCTACGCCCACGCCGAACAGCTCTCGGGGGGCGTGCGCGACCTGTGGGTCAACGGCGTGCGGGTGCTCGCAGGCGGGACGCACACGCGGGCACGGCCGGGCCGCCGCCTGTACGGGCCGGGCGCGGCCGGGCGGCCCGGCCCCTCTGCCCCGGCGACGGACGCCGCCCAGGTGGGCTAGGGTGACGCCATGACGTCCGCCCCGCCCGCCACCGCTGCCGAACTGCTGCGTGCCGGTCTGGAGAGCTTCGGGCCGCGTGACCGGCAGATTGCCCGCCATTTCATCGACCACTTCGAGGAGCTGCCCTTCCTGAGTGCCGGGGAGATCGCCGAGGCGCTGGGCGTGAGCGGCGCGGCGATCACCCGGTTCAGCCAGCGCGTGGGCTTCGAGGGCTACCCGCACCTGCAACGCTCGGTGCGCCAGGAACTGCGGGCCACCCTGGGCCTGGGGCGGCCGGGCCGGCAGGACGCGGTGGTCGCCCGCTACTGGGTCAGCGAGCGGGCCAACCTCGACGGGCTGCAGGCCATCCCGGAAGACCAGCTGCTGGCCATGGCGCAGGCCATCGCCTCGGCGCGGCAGGTGTGGCTGCTGGGGGCACGGTCGTCGCACGGGCTGGCGCTGACCGCCGAATACATGCTGTCCTCGTTCCGGCCGCGCGTCCAGGCCTACAGCGCCGACCTGCTGTGTGGCCGCCCCGAGCACCTGCTGGAGATGACCGCCGACGACGCCGTCCTGGTGTACACCCTGCGCCGCTACAGCCGCGCGACCACGCAGGTCACGACCGCCCTGCGCGAGCGCGGCGTGCGGGTGCTGCTGCTCACGGATCAGGGGGCCTCGCCGCTGGGCCGCCTCGCCCACCACAGCATCCGCCTGCCCACCCAGGGCTCCGAGGTCATCGCCTCGCTCGCCCCCTTCCTGAGCGTCACCTCGCTGATCGCCTCGCTGGTCGCCCGCGAGATGGGCGGCGGGCAGCTGGAGGCCGCCGAACGCCTGAAAGCGGAGTTCGGGGTGTACGAGTACTGAGGTATGGAGGTCGGATACGGAACCAGGTTGATGGCCGAGCATGACAGGCTGTTCCGTCGAAAACCCCTCAATCAACTGAGGCCCGGATCACGCCACACGCCGGGACAGCCGGATCTTCCAGCTCCGGCACTGGAGCGCGCTGGCAACCGCCCGAGGAACATGTCACCGGGTAGATGGCGCACACTGTGGATCCGGTGTCGTGCTGACGGAGCGGTATGCTTTCTGCTGCCACCAGCCCGCAGCACAACACACGTCAGGAGGAAGCATGCCAGGGAAACTGAGCGGAACAGTCGCGATCGTCACCGGAGCCAGCGCCGGAATTGGTGCCGCCGTGGCGCGCAGTCTTGCGGCCGAAGGGGCCAGCCTGGTGCTGACCGCCCGGCGTCAGGAGCGGCTCGAGGCGCTGGCCTCCGAACTTCAGGGCGGCGGCACGCAGGTGTGGGTGGTTCCCGGTGACGCCCGCGAGGAGGAGACGGCCCAGCGCGCCGTCGAGACGGCCACCCGGTCGGGCGGTCGACTGGACATCCTCGTCAACAACGCCGGCACCGGGAACTACAAGAACCTCGTCGACACGAGCGCGGCGGAGTACGACGACATGATGGACACGAACATGCGCTCCACCTTCGTGTTCACCCGCCATGCCGTCCCGGTGATGCAGGCACAGGGCTCGGGCACGCTGCTGATGATCTCCTCGATGGCCGGCCTGTACGGATTCGCGGGGGAAGCGGTGTACTGCGCCACCAAGTTCGCGCAGGTCGGATTTGCTCAGGCACTCGACCGGGAGCTGCGGCCGCAGGGCATCAAGGTAGGGGTGATCTGCCCGGGTGGCGTGAAGACCGAGTTCGCGCTCGGACGCGGACGCACCGAGGAGAGCGTGGCCGCCTCGGGGATGCTCGAGCCGGAGGACGTCGCGGGGGCAGTGTTGCTGGCC from Deinococcus sp. AB2017081 encodes the following:
- a CDS encoding MurR/RpiR family transcriptional regulator, with product MTSAPPATAAELLRAGLESFGPRDRQIARHFIDHFEELPFLSAGEIAEALGVSGAAITRFSQRVGFEGYPHLQRSVRQELRATLGLGRPGRQDAVVARYWVSERANLDGLQAIPEDQLLAMAQAIASARQVWLLGARSSHGLALTAEYMLSSFRPRVQAYSADLLCGRPEHLLEMTADDAVLVYTLRRYSRATTQVTTALRERGVRVLLLTDQGASPLGRLAHHSIRLPTQGSEVIASLAPFLSVTSLIASLVAREMGGGQLEAAERLKAEFGVYEY
- a CDS encoding SDR family oxidoreductase: MPGKLSGTVAIVTGASAGIGAAVARSLAAEGASLVLTARRQERLEALASELQGGGTQVWVVPGDAREEETAQRAVETATRSGGRLDILVNNAGTGNYKNLVDTSAAEYDDMMDTNMRSTFVFTRHAVPVMQAQGSGTLLMISSMAGLYGFAGEAVYCATKFAQVGFAQALDRELRPQGIKVGVICPGGVKTEFALGRGRTEESVAASGMLEPEDVAGAVLLACTQSANSRIIEIQMRTMAEAL
- a CDS encoding N-acyl-D-amino-acid deacylase family protein — protein: MNRVWITGGTVIDGSGAPGRPADVLIEDDRIARIAVAGGPVPDGAEVVDAAGMVVAPGFIDVMSHSVSTLLHDGLSVGKVTQGVSTEIMGEGWTPAPAVPGQPHGFPVHGLPGGDEAWVGRSRGWTRFGDWLAAQEAVGAAVNFGSFIGGATVRESARGYAEGESTPAQLAEMRRVVREAMEDGAYGLATALIYPPGSYAGTDELVALCEEVAAFGGIYITHMRSEGEAILEGLEEALEITARSGARLHVYHLKAAGRPAWPKMPQVIDRVNAERAAGRDIHADLYLYTAGGTGLSSVTPPWASEGNRLVERLRDPAERARIRAAILDPDGTWEPLGNLAGPEGIMPVGLKHPDHRAYRGLSLAQIAAQRGQDWIDAALDLLEAEEQRVGSLYHLMSEDNIELQLRQPWVMLGSDAAGSDPTLLTEDELGGHPRSYGNFTRLLAVYVRERGVLSLEEAVHRMTGLPAAHFRLEGRGLLKADHFADVVIFDPVNVRDHATYAHAEQLSGGVRDLWVNGVRVLAGGTHTRARPGRRLYGPGAAGRPGPSAPATDAAQVG